A genome region from bacterium includes the following:
- a CDS encoding TIGR03617 family F420-dependent LLM class oxidoreductase, whose product MGEIVLDAALPMDDLRGAGTAARAAEDAGFAALWANETKHNPFIKLTLAATSTSRILLGTSVAIAFPRSPTVMAHLAWDLAALSGGRFILGVGTQVKAHIERRFGVPWDPPVPKLREYIQAMRAVWRSWQEDAPLRVEGRYYRLSLMTPFFNPGPIDHPAIPVYIAGVNPLLCRLAGEVAQGFHVHPFHTVRYVTSVVHPNVTRGLQAGGRHRDAIELVAPVFVAPGDTAEEQLEERTRARAQIAFYASTPTYQIVLRTHGWDEIAGRLQRMAAQRKWDEMAAQVPEELLDAVVIRGSWEEVGRQLRRRYAGVLDRVACYRPFAQAELPKWRRLVAGFHSG is encoded by the coding sequence GTGGGCGAGATCGTGCTCGACGCGGCCCTTCCGATGGACGATCTGCGCGGCGCCGGAACCGCCGCCCGGGCCGCGGAGGACGCCGGGTTTGCCGCGCTGTGGGCCAACGAGACGAAACACAACCCGTTTATCAAGCTGACGCTGGCGGCCACCTCGACCTCGCGCATCCTGCTCGGGACCAGCGTCGCGATCGCGTTTCCCCGCAGCCCGACCGTGATGGCGCACCTCGCCTGGGACCTTGCCGCGCTGTCGGGCGGCCGGTTCATCTTGGGGGTGGGCACGCAGGTGAAAGCCCACATCGAGCGGCGGTTCGGCGTGCCGTGGGATCCCCCGGTCCCCAAACTCCGCGAGTACATCCAGGCGATGCGGGCGGTGTGGCGATCGTGGCAGGAGGACGCACCGCTCCGCGTCGAGGGCCGCTATTACCGGCTGAGCCTGATGACCCCCTTCTTCAACCCGGGCCCGATCGATCATCCGGCGATCCCGGTGTACATCGCCGGGGTCAATCCTCTCTTGTGCCGGCTGGCCGGGGAGGTCGCCCAAGGGTTTCATGTCCACCCGTTTCATACCGTGCGCTACGTGACGTCGGTCGTGCACCCGAACGTTACGCGAGGGCTCCAGGCCGGTGGGCGGCACCGGGATGCCATCGAACTCGTCGCCCCGGTGTTCGTTGCCCCCGGCGACACGGCCGAGGAGCAGCTGGAAGAGCGCACCCGCGCCCGCGCGCAGATCGCGTTCTACGCCTCGACCCCCACGTATCAGATCGTGCTTCGGACGCACGGCTGGGACGAGATCGCCGGGCGACTCCAGCGGATGGCCGCGCAGCGGAAGTGGGACGAGATGGCGGCGCAGGTGCCGGAGGAGCTGCTCGACGCCGTGGTCATCCGCGGTTCGTGGGAGGAGGTCGGCCGGCAGTTGAGGCGCCGCTACGCCGGCGTCCTGGACCGCGTGGCCTGTTACCGGCCGTTTGCCCAGGCGGAGCTCCCGAAGTGGCGCCGCCTGGTCGCCGGCTTCCACAGCGGATGA
- a CDS encoding DUF72 domain-containing protein, with amino-acid sequence MPPGSSVEPPRDPGAGVLAGTSGFAFAEWKPGFYPADLKGDRMLAFYGERLPTVEINVSFYRMPTTKMLEDWRAQSPPSFRFAIKAHRRITHSKRLRDVDDDVRWLHERVTELGERLGPVLFQLPPSLRCDLALLESFLSTLRPLPYVAMEFRHASWHQDAVYDLL; translated from the coding sequence ATGCCGCCCGGTTCGTCTGTGGAGCCTCCTCGCGACCCCGGCGCCGGCGTCCTCGCCGGCACGTCCGGGTTCGCGTTCGCGGAGTGGAAGCCCGGGTTCTACCCCGCGGACCTCAAAGGGGACCGCATGCTCGCGTTCTACGGCGAGCGCCTTCCGACCGTGGAGATCAACGTGTCGTTCTACCGGATGCCGACCACCAAGATGCTGGAGGATTGGAGGGCGCAGAGCCCACCGTCCTTCCGATTCGCGATCAAGGCGCACCGCCGGATCACCCACTCCAAGCGGCTCCGCGACGTGGACGATGATGTCCGCTGGCTGCACGAACGCGTCACCGAGCTCGGCGAGCGTCTCGGGCCGGTGCTCTTCCAGTTGCCGCCGTCGCTGCGCTGCGACCTCGCGCTGCTCGAGAGTTTCCTCTCCACGCTCCGGCCGCTCCCGTACGTGGCGATGGAGTTTCGGCACGCCAGCTGGCATCAGGACGCGGTCTATGATCTGCT
- a CDS encoding DMT family transporter → MISRALLRGQLYALAATSIWSTNYIIGRLLRDSVTPATISASRALIAGVPLAGWLLVTQGWPRPARPVLRQLAVLGFLGIFASQYLTYLALHWSLATNAIILNAASPLVTAGLAVAAGFFPFSRGLFVGLVISAIGAAAVTALGAGTGGHLEMDPGALFVIASMVTWGFYNLGVQQVSRDLAPLWITAGAMLAGFPFLLGAIALEHPPHLLYTVRAHLPILAYLAIGPSAIAYACWNAAVRDLGASYAMMFNNLLPIFGMLLGSLVLHERVTVVQILASGFIIAGIVIAYRALPATPVPARASGRRNARSPRGASP, encoded by the coding sequence ATGATCTCGCGCGCGCTGCTCCGGGGGCAGCTGTACGCCCTCGCCGCAACCTCGATCTGGAGCACGAACTACATCATCGGCCGCCTGCTCCGCGACTCGGTGACCCCCGCGACGATCTCGGCGAGCCGGGCGCTCATTGCCGGCGTGCCGCTCGCGGGGTGGCTGTTGGTCACCCAGGGATGGCCGCGCCCCGCCCGTCCCGTCCTCCGCCAGCTGGCCGTCCTCGGTTTTTTGGGGATTTTTGCGAGCCAGTACCTCACGTATCTCGCACTCCACTGGAGCCTGGCGACGAACGCGATCATCCTCAACGCGGCCAGCCCGCTCGTGACCGCCGGGCTCGCGGTCGCCGCCGGCTTCTTCCCCTTCTCGCGCGGACTGTTCGTGGGCCTTGTGATCTCGGCGATCGGCGCGGCGGCTGTAACGGCGTTGGGTGCGGGGACCGGCGGGCACCTCGAGATGGATCCCGGCGCCTTGTTCGTGATCGCCAGCATGGTGACGTGGGGGTTCTACAACCTCGGCGTGCAGCAGGTGAGCCGCGATCTGGCTCCCCTGTGGATCACGGCCGGCGCGATGCTGGCCGGATTTCCGTTCCTGCTCGGGGCGATCGCGCTCGAGCACCCGCCGCATCTTTTGTACACAGTACGCGCCCACCTCCCCATCCTCGCTTATCTCGCGATCGGGCCGTCCGCCATCGCCTACGCGTGCTGGAATGCCGCCGTGCGGGACCTCGGCGCGTCGTATGCGATGATGTTCAACAACCTCCTGCCGATCTTCGGGATGCTCCTCGGCAGCCTAGTCCTGCACGAACGGGTGACCGTCGTGCAGATCCTCGCCTCGGGGTTCATCATCGCAGGCATCGTCATCGCATACCGGGCGCTCCCCGCGACGCCGGTCCCCGCCCGCGCATCCGGCCGGCGCAACGCACGGTCTCCGCGGGGCGCCTCTCCCTGA
- a CDS encoding PfkB family carbohydrate kinase → MARVAVLGYACLDHRFWAAEFPPVRARTPVTAHRTDVGGPAAVGAVAVARLGGEAIFVGRRGDDATGEQVAALLRADRVDTLAFRACPGARTPVSGILIDRDGERYIFPYLGTALPEDPGWLPLDALESADAVLVDARWPAGAILFAEAARRRELPVVLDLDQDTPEAWRLAHLATHVIADEELATACGGVETMLKRVSDLGVWGAVTLGAGGVAYPGGSVPAFRVTVRDTTGAGDVFHGAFALAMAEGQDEGYAITFASAAAAQRCALADVPTRRDVIRFLERRG, encoded by the coding sequence GTGGCCCGGGTCGCGGTCCTCGGCTACGCCTGTCTGGACCACCGGTTCTGGGCGGCGGAGTTCCCTCCGGTGCGGGCGCGGACCCCGGTCACCGCGCATCGCACCGATGTCGGAGGGCCGGCCGCGGTGGGCGCGGTCGCCGTGGCGCGCTTGGGCGGGGAGGCGATCTTCGTCGGCAGGCGGGGAGACGATGCGACCGGGGAGCAGGTCGCTGCGCTCTTGCGGGCCGATCGCGTCGACACCCTCGCGTTTCGGGCGTGTCCGGGAGCCCGCACGCCGGTGAGCGGCATTCTCATCGACCGGGACGGCGAGCGCTATATCTTCCCGTATCTTGGGACCGCGCTGCCCGAGGACCCCGGGTGGCTCCCGCTCGACGCGCTCGAGTCGGCGGATGCGGTGCTCGTCGATGCCCGATGGCCGGCGGGCGCGATTCTGTTCGCCGAGGCGGCGCGCCGGCGCGAGCTCCCGGTGGTGCTGGATCTCGATCAGGATACGCCGGAGGCCTGGCGGCTCGCGCATCTCGCGACCCACGTCATCGCCGACGAGGAGCTGGCCACCGCGTGCGGCGGGGTGGAGACGATGTTGAAGCGCGTCTCCGATCTTGGCGTCTGGGGCGCGGTGACGCTCGGGGCCGGCGGAGTGGCGTATCCGGGCGGGAGCGTCCCCGCGTTTCGAGTCACGGTCCGAGACACCACGGGCGCCGGGGACGTCTTCCACGGGGCGTTCGCGCTCGCCATGGCGGAAGGCCAGGACGAAGGATACGCGATCACATTTGCCTCCGCGGCGGCCGCGCAGCGCTGCGCGCTCGCCGACGTCCCGACCCGCCGGGACGTCATCCGGTTCCTCGAGCGAAGAGGGTAG
- a CDS encoding ABC transporter ATP-binding protein, producing the protein MNVISVEHLTKRFGSVTVVDDLTFAVAPGEIVGFLGPNGAGKTTTLAMLLGLLLPTSGQVQVLGLPMPAARQRILARVNFTSPYVALPGNLTVDENLSVFAHLYGVRDARRRIDGLLARFGLTEMRRRPTGRLSSGEGTRLGLVKGLLNDPEVLFLDEPTGSLDPDSADRVRESLRATRTERRMTIFYTSHNMQEVERLSDRILFLHRGRLIADGAPGDVLRRFARATLEEMFLDVARHGAAS; encoded by the coding sequence ATGAACGTTATCAGCGTCGAGCACCTGACCAAACGGTTCGGGTCCGTCACGGTGGTCGACGACCTCACATTCGCCGTGGCCCCCGGCGAGATCGTCGGGTTCCTCGGGCCGAACGGCGCCGGCAAGACCACGACGCTGGCCATGCTGCTGGGGCTCCTCCTGCCGACGTCCGGTCAGGTCCAGGTGCTCGGGCTGCCGATGCCGGCGGCGCGACAGCGGATTCTCGCGCGCGTCAACTTCACGTCCCCGTATGTAGCGCTGCCGGGGAACCTGACCGTCGACGAGAACCTGAGCGTGTTCGCCCATCTCTATGGAGTCCGCGACGCCCGGCGGCGGATCGACGGTCTCTTGGCTCGGTTCGGGCTCACGGAGATGCGGCGCCGTCCCACGGGTCGACTCTCCTCCGGGGAAGGGACGCGCCTGGGTCTCGTGAAGGGGCTGCTCAACGATCCCGAGGTCCTCTTTCTGGACGAACCGACGGGCAGCCTCGACCCCGACAGCGCCGACCGCGTCCGGGAGAGCCTGCGCGCGACCCGCACAGAACGGCGGATGACGATCTTCTACACCTCCCACAATATGCAGGAGGTCGAGCGGCTGAGCGACCGCATCCTCTTTCTACACCGGGGCCGCCTGATCGCCGACGGCGCGCCGGGCGACGTGCTGCGGCGATTTGCCAGGGCCACCCTCGAAGAGATGTTCCTCGATGTGGCGCGACACGGGGCGGCATCGTGA
- a CDS encoding ABC transporter permease, with protein sequence MRSLSAERIFALLLRQLYLYRRSMIRMLEIIYWPVMDLLVWGFLSVYIGRLRGGGALAVAFLLGGLILWDIFFRAQQAISVSFLEDIWTRNLINVFVSPISTLEFILAMLLLGVMKVIVTGLLLSALALALYTFNIFQYGLPLIPFVLNLLLSAWGIGVITTAMILRFGQGAETLAWAIPFLFQPFSAVFYPVAVLPAALRPVALALPTTHAFEGMRMVLSGSGIAWDRVGWALGENVVLLLVAAAVFAIVMHVARTQGLLLRGEG encoded by the coding sequence GTGAGGAGCCTCAGCGCCGAGCGCATCTTCGCCCTGCTGCTGCGGCAACTCTACCTGTATCGCCGCAGCATGATCCGGATGCTGGAGATCATCTACTGGCCCGTCATGGATCTCCTGGTCTGGGGTTTCCTCAGCGTCTACATCGGCCGCCTGCGTGGAGGGGGGGCGCTCGCCGTCGCCTTCCTCCTGGGGGGCTTGATCCTGTGGGACATCTTCTTCCGCGCCCAGCAGGCGATCTCGGTATCGTTCCTCGAGGACATCTGGACCCGGAATCTCATCAACGTCTTTGTGAGCCCGATCAGCACCCTCGAGTTCATTTTGGCGATGCTGCTGCTCGGCGTGATGAAAGTGATCGTGACCGGGCTGTTGCTGTCGGCCCTGGCACTCGCGCTCTACACCTTCAATATCTTTCAGTACGGCCTGCCGCTCATCCCCTTCGTGCTCAACCTGCTCCTCTCGGCCTGGGGCATCGGCGTGATTACCACCGCGATGATTCTGCGGTTCGGCCAGGGCGCCGAGACGCTCGCGTGGGCGATTCCGTTCCTCTTTCAACCGTTCTCGGCGGTGTTCTATCCGGTCGCGGTCCTGCCGGCGGCTCTCCGGCCGGTCGCGCTGGCGTTGCCGACCACGCATGCCTTCGAGGGGATGCGGATGGTCCTCAGCGGAAGCGGGATCGCATGGGATCGTGTGGGGTGGGCCCTCGGAGAGAATGTCGTGTTGCTGCTCGTCGCCGCCGCGGTGTTTGCCATCGTGATGCACGTCGCCCGTACCCAGGGACTGCTCCTCAGGGGGGAGGGATAG